The segment CAAAGTATGTATATTTTGCTGCTGGACCATGAAACTGTGATTATATGTAACTATAAAGTCAACATTATTCAGCTCAAATCAACATTGTAGGTCTCCACGTCACAGTTACTACACCAGTTCACAATCACTATTCTAATGTGAACTTATTCAATGTTATCAAGTGTTATAAAGGTTACCTATCTTTCCCACGCTGTAGGTGGTTCCCAGACCCTGAGTTTGTCCTTTTTCTCTCCAGGATTTGAACAAGTGCTTGAACATTGCTGACTCTCCTCCCTCGTTCATCACCTCCACCGTGGTGCTGGATGGGTAGTTCTTGGCTTTGATATAGCCCTGGTAGAAAAAATGAGCAGATATAGTGCATCTTTCATGATTCTGACAAATTGTAACAGTTAAAGTTAGAGACCCTGGCAAAAGGAATTATATGCATGTTAAGTCTTCATGTGGTATAAGCATTGCTCTGGCTCGATctctgatatactgtacatacaatcATTCAGTACACTCACCGTCGCCCTGTTCAGAGCTTCTCGTCGCTCTTCCTTGGAGGAATGTTTTCCTTTCCACACCATCACACTAGAGCCTCCCTGGTCCAGAATGTAACAGTCCtgacacaagaagaagaataaacaaTGAACAATAAGACACGACTGATCTTCTGTACAACAGAGAACAAGGACCATGTTTAATGGGGAAATGCGAATTACAGAGGAGTTCAGCAGGTCTTGTGTTAGAGGCTGTGTGGCCACTTCTTGAACTACGAGATTCCCGCTGTTttcaaaaacactgaaaacaaacacagtggaaaaattattttataaagtgACCAAAAATAGCATGTTGCAGCAAAGATGAAATGGAACAATGAGTCCTTACTGGTAGAGTTTGACGTTGGTTTTCTGCACCTGATCAGGGGCGTCGTCAGGGATGGCCTCCTGCAGGGGCCCACTTCTCTGGCCGAGCACCGCCGTCATGACTTTCATCAGTTCTGGGGAGCtctgttcctctcctccctctatgACACCAATCTGAGCACGACCACCTCTCTCCCTATCCCGAATGTCCTGAGCCAGCATGActgcctggagagaaaagagatgaaGGCAAGTGAGAAAAATCTGACTCTAAGTAATACAGAGCTTtctatatattaaaatacaatatataaccTATGTACTGGACACGAAGACCAACTTGACATGATTTGAAGATAGACAGATAGTAGTTATTGCAGTATAAATGAAACATCATACCGTTATATATGCTTTGCATTTGTGAACAAAGATGTACACAATGAATGATTCGAACAATTTGAAAATCAGCTTTGCAGATGTGAGGGAGTAAATATGTGTGAGAACATGTATTAGATCCAAAGGATACACACAGTGcatgaaatgaataaatgagtTTAAGTTTAAAGAGTCCATTTAATTATCCACACTACTACAGATATCTATCAACTACAGGAGCAGATTTTACATGAAAGTAACATTTAATCATGTTCTATATGATGGTTTGTTACAGATGACCATAATGAACAgcattttaaacagtaaaataaatgaaaatgcattaaTAAATTCATAATGATCCAGTAATAAACACTTGAACAGAAGACATTCTCTATAATGAGGGTATTTTAAGTGCTCTTGAGATAAATCTGAGAGGAGGATTACCTTGAGCTTCTCTCTCCTGTTGCTTTCCGGCCCGTTCCACTGCACTATGGCTTTGCCCATATCCAGCAGGAATATATCTCCTTTGTTGAAGCTCTTCCACGACACATCCACCTGCACACAATACACAGAGTTCTGAAATGTTCAGAGACACATGAAATGTGAAACTCTTACTGAATACCACACACTCATAGCACTCCTCAGGCAATTAACACCTACTTTGACAGCACTGACAACAAGCGTGCCATAATTTGTTTAAGGGGGAGTGCTGACACCCCTTGTGGCTGTGTGAAGCTTGTGATAGCCCCCATGGCAGATACAGGCAGGCAGCAAAAAATCTCTGCCGTAGCACTTTATATTCTACTCTGCACACCTCTGTCGCTGTGACATGCTTCCTCCCTTTGACGTGCAGCAGTCTCAGGATGTTGTAGACGTTGGTGTCAACGTGGTGAAAACCTGAGGCCACTCCACCCTTTTTGTAGCTGTGGAGAGATCAGTGTGTACATGACCAAAGTTCAAGCATAATAAAACAACTTGTGTGACATATGAAGCTGGATGAATGTAAAAGCACCAGAGAGCATTTGTggattgtttgttttgaagcTACATAACCCTGAAGTAAAAGCACAATGGGAAGGTGAAGGTTAGTTACTCTAAGCTTAATTTAAGTCTAATTTGTGTCATAATGAATTTAAACAGGAGGATTAGTGTAAACCGTGTCTCAGGAAGATTACAGAACAGTAAATAACTTTTCTAATTTTCATGGCAGCTCTTTTCTTCGACTCACATGAGGCCATTTTTGAAGTAGCTCCTGAATCGGGGTGACTCACTGCCCTGCACCTCCCTGTACTGGACTGGACTCCCACCCAGGTACTCGTCCAGCTGGGTGGTGTAGATGGCTGCTGCACCTTGCTCGTCCTGAGAGGATGTGTTTCCTATCCAGTAGTGGATGTCAGCTGTCTGACCTGAACCCTTGTTCTCATTTATCTGGTgataaacatgaaaaacacatgaGGAAGCACATATATAACACTTGAGCATATAATATCCAGAGACCCATAAATCACGCGCCTTCATTAACGTGTCTTGGGAAATCAGCCATACTCACATTTAGAACAATGTAACAGTCCCCTTCAAAGAAGTTACCAAAGGCTTGAGCGGGAACAGGCACCATCTGCATGTTCTgagtaagaaaataataaaacaaaaataaataaataaaattcagcaTGCCACACCTTACTTGAAGTACAGCAGTGTCGTTGCACGGGATGTTACTTTCAGGACTAACTCACATTGATGGTCCATATCTGCAGGCCTGGGCTTCGGCTGACATTTCTGAACGTGTCTTGGTtgtcatcattcatcattctgctgaactgagacaaaaacaaatgtgaggcAAAAACAACAAGATTTATGATTGTTCAGATGTTGATTATATATCTACTGCGTGAATATATACGGGGGCTGAGGTAAACATTAACAAGGCAACTTCAGAACGAAATAAGTACATCTACTCAAAAACAGTACTAAACTAACTAAGTAGAAGTCAGTGTAAGTTGGACTCAACCTGAGAGTAGCCACGAGTTGTGCTTCTACCATTCAGATTTGATGAGTTTCAACAAAATCattgactctttttttttttttatctctgccAACATTTGCGAGAAGTAGCTATTTTGCTGCCAAATGCTTTGCTGTATTTACCAACTAGTTGCTAACTTCATCTTCCATTTGGTGCCGTTTGTCCAGGTAACATCCTGGTTTAGTCACGAACAGTTCATTGTGTGGGTCTTTAAAGAATTAGAGCAAGTTGACAATTTGAACACtgatttttcttatttgttcCACCTTATGCTCCAACGTTAGAAAAGACATGCATGGGCAGAAGAGATATTGCACTTTTGagacttcctcctcctcgttgCCCAACCTTGTGTCTTTTCATCATAAACAGATGTCTCttgaatgacattttaaaaagtttggaTCTCTGACAACAAAACACCTCTAATTCTTATAATGAGTGTCAGCTTGACGCTACAGTAACATACACGTTCTGCAATTAGTAGTGCTTGAACTGCCTCTTGACTGAAATATCAGAAAGAACAGCCCTGATAAGCACATACACTCTAACACCAGCTGAGAAAAGAATATAGGCTCAGTGGTGACACGGTATGTGGAAACAGTCTCAGTGGGATGTTATACTGCTGGCAACATAGCATGAATTCAAAAGCAGCATCCATGCATGCATATGTCAAACAGCTGGAGGCTGCAGTCATTCTCCAGAGACATATCCCAGCAATAATTCATCATTCACATACTGTGCGCTGCCTCAGAGTCTAATCTTGGCTCCAGGTGCAGGAATGAAATGTCTTGCTGAGCAGTAATTGATGGAGTGGGTGGTGCAAGGTGAGGTGAGATAGAGCAGGTCACTTCTACTTAACCAGGATGTTAACAACACCCTTCATTTATATAATCAGGGCTCCGGCATCCAGATAACCAGATAAAGAGGTGACACACaccaagcaaacaaaaaatagatTTAGATTTCAAACAATGGGGCTTGAGCCATAGTTGTAAAAATAATTGGATTATAGTGAATCTTATAACATGGTGTGACGCTAGCACAAAGTAATCCAACAGGCTCGACAATATTAGTTACACAGTAAACAGCTTTGAGTTTacaaaaaacactgttacaGAAGTTAATGATCATCCAAAGTAAGGAGGAAAAGAGTGAGAGTGGACTGAGTTGAGCAAGAGTGTACCGTGCATTGTATTAATTTTAGGATAAATTTATGTTTGCTAGATATCCGCACTTTCAAATAATCCAAACATTCCTATTGCTCACATGACCTACGTGTTGTACTGTTATTATAAATaacacatataatatatatatatgtgtgatGCTCTGTTTGTTGAGCTCTGTCTATGTTTTAGTAAATTTAGCTTCAAGCTGGGAATATCAGAAATGTATGTGTAATATTGCACAAAGTCTGGTCCAAATGAATCCATGTTTAAATAAACCCATTGCTAAAGATGTTTTATCATCCTCCTAACCATTTATAAGCCATATATTAACATGTATTGACCACTTTTATGAGACACACCCTGCAGGTGAGTCTACTGCACATGTCAAACTGTAACACAGATAAAGGAATCCATTCCTAAAATCGAACTAAGCAGTAATATGAATGAAAactgttgaatttatttaattgattaatgttttttaGATGAAACTTTAACTTTTCTGACTGGTGCTTACTGCCAGGTGACGAACACGCTGGCTTTAGTGGCAACTCCCTGTGCTGTACGGAACATAACCATTGTGCTCTGCAATCTGATCCtagtcaaatcaaatcatttctgAAAAGATAAATTGAAGACTAACATCATCCATTATCCATTGCTCCATTACTGTGACAGGAAAGACTGGTTCCACATCAATTAACCTGCGGTGTCCATTGACACAGTGTAAACAGTGAGCTTTGTTCAGGTTCAAAATACATCCCAATATGTTCATCTCCAGCtattatgaaataaaagatttatAGACTCCCCACACAGGATTATGTCTGTTTCAAACTATATTTTCCAACGTATGTACTAATAAAGTTGTTACTCTTCGCAGTGATTCTGTTGATTCGCAGATgtccaacaaactgaaaataaactaaagggTTATATTCTTCAAATAACAGTATGGATCTTACCTTGTTTTGTGTCTGACGGAGTGAAGGCCTCGCTGTCTCCTGCAAGTTGTGGAGGTAGATTAGTGAGATGAGGTCTTTATGTAATAAAGTATCGCTGCCCCTTCCTTCTATGTGCAATGTGTGTGGCAGAAAGGGCTTGGTGTATTTGTCTCCACGCCCAGGTTTGAACACACCTGCAATTTCCTGTCCTGATATTTATGAACCACAGGCTTAAATACGCCTCCTCTCatgctgcttcctgttttgatGAAGCAATTCTGGCCAGGATTTTAGGCTGAACGAAGGGAGCCAGCCttgtaaaaattaaatcaagaCGCTTGAGAACATCATCTGCAATTCCTGAATGAGACGGGCTCGATGCTCACCCGAGGTCCTGACTGCGATGAAAGTGGGCAGCCAGAATTGTGGTTTTGTTCGACTGAGCCCTCAGCAGCGTAGTGGGCATTACAGGGGCCACTTGACACCAATTATTCATTTCACAACTGTTACAACCAGCAGATGGGGAAATTGGACTCAAGCAGCTTTGAATGGTTTTGGAAAGGAATCAGAGGCTTTCTGTGGCTAAAGCTCTCCTTCTGTGCCCACTCACCCAGACACTCAGGAACACTTGACATTATTGAAGGTTTACAGCACTGGGCTGCGATCTCTCTCCAGAGGAGCAGGAACTGGCAgcttgtgtttacatttgtttgctGAATGTGAAGATGTATTAAAAGGCTGCAGCCTTTTTGAAGTAACAACACGGCTTGTGCAGAGTGTGGCTGTTAATCCGCAGCCCAACACCGAATTGTGTGCAAAGATAGAAGAAACAGAGATGTGGGGTTAGTTGGTTTTACAGCTCAggacaacactgacaacaaagtCCAGGAGAATGTTTCAGAGCCTGTTTTTCAGAGAGTCAGCAAATAAAGACAGCAGGTCATAAAGACAGCAGGTTTCAACACTTGAAAATCAAGGTCCTGTCATGTCTCCACCAAAATCATCTAACCCTGCTTGTGCCGGCACCCCTGACATGTCTCCACTGCATGAATGATCTGTAAACTTCTCTTCCTACACACTGCAGTCAGAGCACGACATGTGGCTCGAGCTCCCTTCTGACGTTTTGTATAGTTGGATACATCTGTTACACTTGTCTTTGTCTCATATAGATCACACAATCCCTGCCAGTGAGTCTGAAGAACAAACTGTTACATAACTAACCTGTTGTTTTGTTAACCAACAGCTTCAAGGCTGAAGTTTTTCTTACCTTTGACCACGACTTTCCATTTTTAGACTGAATCCTGGGCTCCATTATGAAAATGTGATCATTTCAACAATGTAGGGAACTGCAGTGCCCACATATCCGAGTGGAAAACTGACGAGAACAAGACAATTCTTCAGGCAGGAACAATAAGCTCCGTAATGCCTAAtccacagctgcagtttaagTGGCAGCTACGTAAGCGGAAGCTAAGTGTTCACATCAAGGTATCACATGAGGTAGTTGCATATTAACCAGTTTATAACCATATAATTAATGCACTTGCAGGTCGGACTGTGCAGACAGAAGAGAATTTGTTAAAGACCTCAATTGTGATTTGTGTTtcatcaataaaacacacttgATACAAGTTAGTGAACCACAATATAGTTGTTAGTTATCACTTGTTAAAAGTTTTTTGTGTGAATTGAAAGTAAAAGGTTTTTCTGTGGCTATTTTACAAAAAATCATTTGGATATAGTTTAATATCCAAATGATTTAGTTATAGTTTCATCGACTAAATAACTCATAAACTCTTAACCAttttaaagtacaaaaatatGTCTTAAACAAAAACTCTGTTCTACTGTTCTTAATTAAACCAGAAATACCAGTTTTTCTCATTTAGAATAAATTAGTAGTTGTAAACTATCAACTTTCcttgtagttgtgttttggTCTCTAACAAATGCacttgctttggataaaagcatctgccacatgactaaatgtaaatgtaacgtAATGTTTCCCTTTTTGTATTTATACTTCAATGCGttgataaatgaaatgaaaataattccAGTGAGACTAgtataaaacagtaaagctgCAGGCCAGAAAACCATATCAATAAAAtagctaaaatgctaaatataagTGAGGGCAACAGCCCAGTCAGGTAATAATTATGTGTGGGTTCACCAAGCAACAGGCTTCCAGTAAGTCACTTGATTTAGAgcaaatatgaaacatttttacagcagctttatATTTTGGTTAAAGTCATTTCACCATGATGCAAAGTGACAGTGTGCAAACTTGCAACTTTAATTATGTTGTACAGTACGATTTCAACAGCATTCTTTACAATGCACCCAACCCTCTTTTCCCCAATAAATAGAATTTCCTATTATCTAAACTAATCATTATATTTTTCTCAGACATTTATTGGTGGACAGTGATGTTATCAcaaaggtttcttttttttttcattacaagTGGGCTTTCAAAGTCTTCAAAGTCTTCAAGACTCATCAATTTACAGTCACTGTCAAGGATCAAATGACATCATTCAGCcacaaattacattaaattgtaaaaatcaCTGGTAATTTTAACAATTCAGTGTCACTGAACTCAAAAGCAAAGGAGCATCCAGTTCTAACAGGCTAAATTGACGTGAAATTTTCTTTCTAGTTTTCTGAATACTAATTCATTTTATCTTCTGTTGGAGATTTGAGTAAATCTGCAGCATACAAATGTGCACTCCATAACCCCACAACAAAATCAGCACAGTAATGAAGGCACTTCATTCTGTAAGAGAAGATAGATCACAGTTGTTTGAACGAAAAGGTCAGACGAGAAACAGCCTGCATAGCACAGCTGAGCACAAAATCAAAAGGTCACCCATTCAAACAAAACTTTTCATCTGtgtatttgattatttttggtAACTAAAATATTACTTGATAGAATAGTAAAACCTCCTCTCTCTGATAGAAAAATTACTTCATGTGTGTCTTGCTCTTAGAAACATAtagtatgtacatgtacagcaATATAATCTTTTGTCAGTAGGAGTCCTGTACAAAGAGTCTGAAAATCCAGAGATCCGTAAAGACATGGTCTCTAGATTTTATTATAGCCAGATAATTTGCCTGAAGTCCTCCAACCGGGATCTACACTGGGACTCCCGAGCTGTCAAGAGGATGGGGTCCGGGCTGCAGCGCCATGACAGCAAGCGAGGCCTCTGTGCAACGGGGCTGAAGCAGGAAGGACCAGCTGCAGCCTGCTATTGCTACCTGTTCCTCAGGCTTTGTAACAGACTGTAAACGTCCCTCTCCTTGCTGAGGCCCTCAAACAGAGGAATCAggtccagcagctctgtgtccGTCATGTCGTCAAACCAGGACTGGACTGGGACCTGAGCAGAGGAGGGAGtagtagagagagagaatttcTTTGTTCAATGCAGAAAACGAAGGCTGACAGTCATCTGCTAAAGTGTTGCATTATAGGTGAGGAGCCGGTGAGAgtttgtgtaaataattaacGGGGGAAATGCATCAAAGGCAGGACGAGtggcagcagctccactgaGCAACTTCTccacagaacagagaaaatCTCATCAAATCAGGAACAGTGCCTCTGGTTTGAAAGCACTGCAGATCAAAACCCTGACAGCGCCTCATAGATAGATATCATATCTACATCATCATTATCTTTATAACTAACTACCTCTGTTCTTCAAGTGTACTTACTGCATTCTCAGGGTGGAAGATATAGGAGGCAGGTGAGTTGTCTATGATGATGACTTTACTGAGCTCTCGGCCCAGTCGGCTGAGGTCTTTGACGTAGTTTCCTCTGTGGAAAACACAGGATTCCCTGAAGAGCCGGGCGCGAAACACCCCCCACTGGTCCAGCAGATCTGCCACAGGGTCTGCATACTGAAACCAGAAACAAATCAGTTAACATAGTCCATGCAAAGCGACCTTCAGCGACTGCCATTGTAGTGTTATGGCATGCGAGCTAACCTTGGCTAAGCTTGCTGTGAAGAGGACACATTCAAAGAGTTCCCCCATCTTCTGGAGGAACTCATCCACGTGGGGCCTCTTTAGCACGTAGACctgaaataaacataaaaataaagacatgatgtTTTACACACAATGGCTTCAAATCAATAAGTCATAAAATCATTGCCTGTGGATAACTCAGTTTGACCATTATGAAGATCTGAAAAGTTAGTGACAATGTTCGTAAGATATTTGTGTTATTGAGGCTGCTGTGTTCACAAAAACAtccctcttttcattttttaattagtgTGTAATCAGCTGTGTTTCTTTAGTTTACAATAAGCCTTTTATATTCACGTAAATTGTGGCACCATGTTTCTCGTCTTTGTCCTCTTCAGTAGGTCTCTTTGGGTTAGTTGCTGCCCCCAAGTACAAGTAATCAAGCATAGGCCAAAGCAGACACAGAAAGCCTATCCTGGATTACTTGAACCAGGTAGCAGCTACAGTACTGCATCTTCTCTTTCAAACggagcacagaaaacaaacctttCAAACATCAATATACAAGCACAGTACATCTTTTCACAGCGCTGGTAATGCCTCTCTTCTGCTGCTTACCCAACAGCATATTCAAGACACCTTGTGACATTTGTTTCCCTGGTGACACGCTCATGTCACAGCCCATCTATCGTTAAAAACGAGCAAAGACTCCAGAgacacaaagaataaaacaaaaagcgCCGTGTCGTGGAAGGGGTGTGAGATTAAAGAGAATAACAAAGGAAAGAAGATGGGGCCATGGGAGCCCTTAGAAATTCATACGTACAGTACTATTTTCACTTGTGAAAGTGCTTCATTTCAGTGCAACGTTACCTGATGAACAGTCCCATCAATCTCCACTGGAACGATGAAGTCTGCATTGCTGATGGGCTGCGGAAGATGCAAATAAGAGAAAAGATTCAAAACTCGTCCAATTtacaatttattaaaaaaaaacacctgacaaGGCGGCAGCCAGATTacctacatttttatttaaaaaaaaatagaggaaGGTAAAATACACCTATGAGGTGCCCCAGGCAAAACAGCAAGACTTTGAACATACTGTGGTTCTCTGCCATGTGTTtccaaataaaaaccaaaagtgAGACTCAGGAGGAACCTAAGAGCTGATGACAGACAGGAGCGTGAGTAGAAGGAGTGCCATCAtcagaggggagaggagaggtgcAGGAGGTAGAGGAAGATAGATGCCGAAGGCATGTGGGTGGAAGACAAGTGGAGGGCGTAAAGACGAGGATGAAAGGAGTAGGTAGGAGGCACGGCACTGTCATGTTggaaagggagaggaagagaaataggtgacagagacagtgaaaaaaatgtttctctgcattTTCAGATGCAGGAAGAAAGTTCCTCTATAAAAGCTCAGCTGTCGCTTGCTTTTAGTTTGtagtaacaagaaaaaaatagaggattatttgattttatttcatagctactttattttttaaggtaAATGACTTTTTGGTAGGGTAAAGTTtaccaaatatatatattctgcaTATATATCTGACATGAGTGAGTCTGACtataaaacattaatgcaaaaacataCAGACTGAATAATATCACGTTGGTTAGAATAGTATATTACCCACTTGTTCTAAACCGTTTGAACAGtccttattttaaaacatacatatttcTCCAGGTATACAGGTATATAAACTGTATCCACATGTACAAATGTTGGACGTGTTGAATGTCTAAAACTGTAAGTTTTGAAAGTCaggttacagttacagttaataTTTGGCGCAGCAGCTGCTAACAGGCTCTGCTTACAAAATAgatattgatttattaattgCCTAGTTTGTCATGGTAAGGGAGGTGCCACCGGATTTGGTTAAACTGAGCTTTCAACCTAAGCAGACTGAAACGAACTTAATtcaagaagcaaaaacaaagctCTTTAGCGCACAACAAATGTTGTATACGTCAACAACACTCTTTCAATTTGATCAaatttttaactttttcaaATTTTCAATggtttaaaacacttcattcAAGTTTAAAGTTAAACAGTTGTTGACAACTGCTGTGAATTACTTTACATTAACACTTAAGATGCTCTTATAGCTGTGTACAACGACATTGTTGCATATTctaatttattaaatgtttctattCTACCTATATAAGTAAATAGGAGGGATTAAATTAAAGCGTTACCTGTATTTTGATCTGTCTTGTCCTAAAATGATGCTCTCCTGTCTCTATAAAAAGCACTTGGACCGTTGCCAGCCGTCTCTAAATGTAAACCTGCCCATATGGTCCGTGTTTGTTCTGTATGTGCACTGGCCTATAgccataaaacacaacattaacaggTACAGTTCAATGCCATCCAGCTGTTTGCTGTAGAAATACTTACGTAGCACTCTGACGTCCACACATGACCTTTACAATGTGCAATATGTCTAGTATGACTGTAATGTGGGTGACAGGGTAACAAAACCAGCAGATTCCACTAAAGACAGACTTGACTTTTTATATAGATCCGTTTTATAGTATTCAGGTTAAGTTAATGTTACACCAGAGAACATAAATACTGTAGCTGTCTAAAACGGTACAAATAACAAGACAACCCACTGACAGGAGGACgaggaaacagacagacagaattTGTTGTACTTTCAcgaagagaacagaaagagacagagcagagacacagatggaggaagagatgCAGACACAGACTTGGCCTCTTCCTATCGCTCTTCTTCCACTGAATCACTCCATCATTTGAAGAGTGAATACACAACAGCTGCTCACTGTGCGGCTCTGTAATGGACCAGGATCTGAGACAGATATGGATGTGGAGGAGGACGAGAGGgggaatgtactgtatgtgtgtttgagtaaaGTAGAGGGAGCAGAACGATGCAAACGATATGAACAAAAGGGGTTTTATT is part of the Anabas testudineus chromosome 2, fAnaTes1.2, whole genome shotgun sequence genome and harbors:
- the ctdspla gene encoding CTD (carboxy-terminal domain, RNA polymerase II, polypeptide A) small phosphatase-like a isoform X1, translating into MDNTSIITQVANPKEEESISSSQDKVSQSNSSLKKHRSRSIFSPFFCCFRNYNDYHVEPPPANNKTLSLPPPPEENGSPPKCDQVQVIPIPSPPAKFLLPEVSIADYSKNCVVIDLDETLVHSSFKPISNADFIVPVEIDGTVHQVYVLKRPHVDEFLQKMGELFECVLFTASLAKYADPVADLLDQWGVFRARLFRESCVFHRGNYVKDLSRLGRELSKVIIIDNSPASYIFHPENAVPVQSWFDDMTDTELLDLIPLFEGLSKERDVYSLLQSLRNR
- the ctdspla gene encoding CTD (carboxy-terminal domain, RNA polymerase II, polypeptide A) small phosphatase-like a isoform X2, with product MDNTSIITQVANPKEEESISSSQDKVSQSNSSLKKHRSRSIFSPFFCCFRNYNDYHVEPPPANNKTLSLPPPPEENGSPPKPPAKFLLPEVSIADYSKNCVVIDLDETLVHSSFKPISNADFIVPVEIDGTVHQVYVLKRPHVDEFLQKMGELFECVLFTASLAKYADPVADLLDQWGVFRARLFRESCVFHRGNYVKDLSRLGRELSKVIIIDNSPASYIFHPENAVPVQSWFDDMTDTELLDLIPLFEGLSKERDVYSLLQSLRNR